A section of the Veillonella criceti genome encodes:
- a CDS encoding phosphatase — translation MSETINKLGIVDLGSNSFRLLLGTYEGGHWQWEPKRLWGTRLGKRAADGRLTEEAMTRSITALTEIRQAIEAYGATKVVGVATSAIREASNGMEFMAKAGAVCPMESQVISGEEEAALGFEGAVTTFEADARHYGLIDIGGGSTEIALGTHAGTYWQRSYPIGAVRLKARSDEGPQEVWQETRPWFEPLPIEGPFGEFIAVGGTATTLAAMHLKMDVYNPGKIQGQQLSREVIEAMLLELRYMTPEERLKVPGLPANRADIIVAGGEILTSFMDWYEIPHVIVSERDGMEGMAARLVK, via the coding sequence ATGAGTGAAACGATTAATAAATTAGGTATTGTCGACTTAGGGTCTAATTCATTTCGACTCTTATTGGGGACTTATGAAGGGGGCCATTGGCAGTGGGAGCCAAAACGTTTATGGGGTACTCGTTTAGGCAAACGCGCTGCTGATGGACGCTTAACAGAAGAAGCTATGACTCGGAGTATAACAGCTTTGACTGAGATTCGTCAGGCTATTGAGGCCTATGGTGCTACGAAAGTTGTCGGCGTGGCGACTAGCGCTATCCGCGAAGCTAGTAATGGTATGGAATTTATGGCTAAGGCGGGAGCTGTTTGTCCGATGGAGTCTCAGGTGATTAGTGGCGAAGAGGAAGCAGCCCTTGGCTTTGAAGGAGCGGTTACAACCTTTGAGGCTGATGCTAGACATTACGGCCTTATTGATATTGGTGGTGGCAGTACGGAGATTGCGTTAGGAACTCATGCAGGTACCTATTGGCAACGTTCATATCCGATAGGGGCAGTTCGATTAAAAGCGCGTTCGGATGAGGGCCCACAAGAAGTGTGGCAAGAGACGAGACCTTGGTTTGAGCCCTTGCCAATTGAAGGACCATTTGGTGAATTTATAGCTGTTGGTGGTACGGCTACTACCTTGGCAGCGATGCATTTGAAAATGGATGTATATAATCCAGGTAAAATTCAGGGACAACAATTGAGTCGTGAAGTCATTGAAGCTATGTTATTAGAATTGCGTTATATGACGCCAGAAGAACGTTTAAAAGTGCCAGGTTTACCAGCTAATAGAGCGGATATTATTGTGGCTGGTGGCGAGATTTTGACTTCGTTCATGGATTGGTATGAAATTCCTCATGTCATTGTAAGTGAACGTGATGGAATGGAAGGCATGGCAGCACGATTAGTTAAATAG
- a CDS encoding S1 domain-containing RNA-binding protein: MAIEVGSVLEGTVTGITKFGAFVDLGNKQTGLVHISEVANEYVENISDFIKEQDKVKVKVLSVDEKGKISLSIKQTQPKPESAPRAPKAEGREPKEFRPRQHDGHSRVAHDGNRRNSFDRKSGGLSFEDKMSRFLKDSEERLTDLKRNTESKRGGRGGRRD, translated from the coding sequence ATGGCCATTGAAGTTGGTAGTGTTCTTGAAGGCACAGTTACGGGTATCACGAAATTTGGAGCGTTTGTTGATTTAGGTAACAAACAAACAGGGTTAGTACACATTTCAGAAGTAGCAAATGAATATGTGGAAAATATTTCAGATTTTATTAAGGAACAAGACAAAGTTAAAGTAAAAGTTCTTAGTGTAGATGAAAAAGGTAAAATTAGCTTATCGATTAAGCAAACACAGCCTAAGCCAGAATCAGCACCACGAGCTCCTAAGGCAGAAGGTCGTGAACCAAAAGAGTTCCGTCCGCGTCAACATGATGGACATAGTCGAGTTGCTCATGATGGTAATCGTCGCAATTCCTTTGACCGTAAAAGTGGCGGGTTGTCCTTTGAAGATAAAATGAGTCGTTTCTTGAAAGATAGTGAAGAACGATTGACTGATTTAAAACGCAATACAGAATCAAAACGAGGCGGTCGAGGCGGTCGCAGAGATTAA
- a CDS encoding FtsB family cell division protein: MADEARETNIRRKRPQPKRNTIVFWAQIIVVVLGAFLILRTGYEIYVIKQQQQQLELQIKDLKERNELLEQERQRLQDPKSIEDVAREELGLVKPGEVPYVK, from the coding sequence ATGGCAGATGAGGCGAGAGAAACGAATATAAGGCGTAAACGGCCACAACCTAAACGGAATACGATTGTATTTTGGGCACAAATTATTGTTGTTGTGTTAGGTGCATTTCTTATTTTGCGTACAGGCTATGAAATTTATGTGATTAAACAACAACAACAGCAATTAGAGCTGCAGATTAAGGATCTAAAAGAGCGAAATGAATTGTTAGAACAGGAACGACAGCGGTTACAAGATCCTAAATCAATTGAAGATGTGGCGCGCGAAGAATTGGGCCTCGTTAAACCAGGCGAGGTACCCTATGTAAAATAA
- the folK gene encoding 2-amino-4-hydroxy-6-hydroxymethyldihydropteridine diphosphokinase, giving the protein MNYVYYISLGSNLGNREGYLNQAIEGLRQTDGIIAVEPSSWLETAPWGNTEQGPFLNGVAKVVSSLTPEAMLQCMQHQESLAGRKRVIHWGPRTLDLDIVWAETEQGAPLQVALDHLQIPHPYMWERTFVLIPLQEVYPDFTFQGESINHRIAKLKSADI; this is encoded by the coding sequence ATGAACTATGTATATTACATTAGTTTAGGCTCTAATTTGGGCAATCGAGAAGGGTATTTGAATCAAGCCATTGAAGGCTTACGTCAGACCGACGGTATTATTGCAGTAGAACCATCGTCGTGGTTAGAGACGGCGCCTTGGGGGAACACAGAACAAGGTCCATTTCTTAATGGTGTAGCAAAAGTGGTAAGTTCTTTGACACCAGAAGCGATGTTGCAATGTATGCAACATCAGGAATCCTTAGCAGGTCGTAAACGGGTGATTCATTGGGGACCACGCACTTTGGATTTAGATATAGTGTGGGCAGAAACTGAGCAAGGAGCACCCTTGCAGGTGGCTTTGGATCATTTGCAGATTCCCCATCCTTATATGTGGGAACGGACATTTGTATTGATTCCACTTCAGGAAGTATATCCTGATTTTACCTTTCAAGGTGAATCGATAAATCATCGGATTGCCAAATTAAAGAGTGCTGACATATAA
- the folB gene encoding dihydroneopterin aldolase, translated as MDKIVLKNMGFFGYHGNLESENSQGQRFFVDVTVVTDLTKAGQSDLLEDSINYVEIYNTVERIVTGAPQKLLEKVGTLIADELWNTYRGIVGLAVAVRKPAVPIPGMLDYAEITITRGQM; from the coding sequence ATGGATAAGATTGTATTAAAAAATATGGGCTTTTTTGGGTATCATGGCAATTTAGAATCTGAAAATAGTCAGGGTCAACGTTTTTTTGTGGATGTGACGGTAGTGACAGATTTAACCAAAGCAGGGCAGTCTGATTTACTGGAAGACTCCATTAATTATGTTGAAATTTATAATACGGTTGAACGAATTGTAACAGGGGCGCCGCAAAAATTATTAGAAAAAGTAGGTACTTTGATTGCTGATGAATTGTGGAATACATATCGAGGTATCGTGGGACTTGCTGTAGCTGTGCGTAAACCAGCTGTACCAATTCCTGGCATGTTGGATTATGCTGAAATTACAATTACACGTGGGCAAATGTAA
- the folP gene encoding dihydropteroate synthase, translating to MFKRRSYKWDDGKSLTLNNSTLIMGILNGTPDSFSDGGKYNNPEAAVAHAKEMVAQGADVIDLGVESTRPGHTHISVAEEISRMEALLEPVLAASSVPVSIDTYRAETADYALSHGAHILNDIWGLRYDPDIAAVAAKHKVPVIIMHNQDDTEYGDIIEDMKAFFFASIDIALKEGVLPQNIWLDPGIGFGKTGAQNVEVMQRLGELTAYEFPVLLAPSRKRFIGSILNDCPANERDEGTVAACITGLIQGIDMVRVHNVDMHKKALTVADALLRGEF from the coding sequence ATGTTCAAACGACGCAGTTATAAATGGGACGATGGTAAGTCTTTAACATTAAATAATAGTACGCTTATTATGGGGATTTTAAATGGTACACCTGACTCTTTTTCTGATGGGGGTAAATATAATAATCCTGAAGCAGCTGTAGCTCATGCGAAAGAAATGGTAGCGCAAGGTGCCGATGTAATCGATTTAGGTGTTGAATCAACGAGACCAGGCCATACACATATTTCCGTAGCTGAAGAAATTAGTCGCATGGAAGCGTTATTAGAACCAGTATTAGCCGCTTCCAGTGTGCCTGTTTCTATTGATACCTATCGTGCGGAAACGGCGGATTATGCACTATCCCATGGAGCTCACATCTTAAATGATATTTGGGGCCTTCGATATGACCCTGATATAGCGGCTGTAGCGGCTAAGCATAAAGTACCAGTCATTATTATGCATAATCAGGATGATACCGAATATGGTGATATTATTGAAGATATGAAAGCTTTTTTCTTCGCATCCATAGACATTGCGCTTAAAGAAGGCGTATTACCTCAAAATATTTGGCTCGATCCAGGAATTGGCTTTGGTAAAACAGGGGCTCAAAATGTTGAGGTAATGCAGCGGTTAGGAGAACTTACGGCCTATGAATTTCCCGTGTTATTAGCGCCAAGTCGTAAACGATTTATTGGCTCTATTCTTAATGATTGTCCTGCTAATGAGCGTGATGAAGGAACGGTAGCGGCTTGTATTACAGGCCTGATTCAAGGAATTGATATGGTTCGTGTGCATAATGTAGATATGCATAAGAAAGCCTTAACCGTTGCGGACGCCTTGTTGAGAGGAGAGTTTTAA
- the folE gene encoding GTP cyclohydrolase I: protein MKEQASEGIAQFLTALGIDLKAAAMEKTPNRVASLYEELFAGMNVQSADIWGEIFPTEYKGLVAVTDIPFYSVCEHHLMPFFGTVDIVYQPKEGRVAGLSKLSDLVNVFARRPQLQERMTRQIATALETDLLAEGVVVRIKATHLCMLIKGELQQGTAVVTMECRGVLSKTGQLREEAMAILGGTTDVQTTQL, encoded by the coding sequence ATGAAGGAACAGGCCAGTGAGGGTATTGCTCAATTTTTAACTGCTTTAGGTATTGATTTAAAAGCAGCTGCTATGGAAAAAACGCCTAATCGGGTAGCTTCGTTGTACGAAGAATTATTTGCTGGCATGAATGTACAGAGTGCCGATATATGGGGCGAGATTTTTCCTACGGAGTATAAAGGGTTAGTTGCAGTTACAGATATTCCTTTTTACTCTGTGTGTGAGCATCATTTAATGCCATTTTTTGGTACGGTCGATATTGTATATCAACCTAAGGAAGGTCGCGTAGCGGGCCTTAGTAAATTGAGTGATTTGGTAAATGTGTTTGCTAGACGACCTCAATTGCAAGAGCGTATGACTCGCCAAATCGCGACTGCGCTTGAGACTGATTTACTGGCAGAAGGTGTGGTAGTCCGCATTAAGGCTACTCACTTATGCATGCTTATTAAAGGTGAACTGCAACAAGGTACGGCAGTAGTGACGATGGAATGTCGCGGCGTACTAAGTAAGACAGGCCAGCTTCGTGAAGAAGCTATGGCTATATTAGGAGGTACGACGGATGTTCAAACGACGCAGTTATAA
- a CDS encoding ABC-F family ATP-binding cassette domain-containing protein: protein MSVLTVSHVTHGFGARQILDDASFRLLKGEHVGLIGANGEGKSTFLNIITGKILPDEGTVAWSNKGTVGYLDQHSVLAEGQTIRDVLRDAFSDLFDLEAQLQAAYNEMTDCDEAHMNELLEKTGEWQEELEQRGFYEIDATIERTAQGLGLVDIGLDRLVNELSGGQRTKVLLTKLLLQKPTILLLDEPTNYLDVEHIAWLQAYLQSYENAFILISHDMEFLNSVVNVIYHIEQAQLTRYTGNYEQFLAAYEVQRAQAVKAYERQQQEIARMEDFIQRNKARVATRGMANSRAKRLEKMDLLEKPKVHLEVSFGFKEGRTPSRFIVTSEDLVLGYNEALTKPVKVSLERGQKVAVRGVNGLGKTTLLKTLLGLIQPFAGTVERGDFLQVGYFEQEDSAHNDMTALDYIWNAYPAMTNAEVRAALARCGLTNEHITSQMRVLSGGENAKVRLCKLMQESYNVLVLDEPTNHLDVAAKEELADALRRFKGTVLLVSHEPEFYRSWITHEWNVEDWTTKIV from the coding sequence ATGAGTGTATTAACAGTGTCCCATGTGACGCATGGATTTGGAGCCCGTCAAATCTTAGATGACGCTTCATTCCGTTTGTTAAAAGGCGAACATGTGGGTTTGATTGGTGCTAATGGTGAAGGTAAGTCCACGTTTTTAAATATTATTACAGGCAAGATTTTGCCCGATGAAGGAACCGTTGCTTGGTCTAATAAAGGAACGGTAGGCTATTTAGATCAACATAGTGTATTAGCTGAAGGACAGACCATTCGCGATGTGTTGCGTGATGCGTTTAGCGATTTATTTGATTTAGAAGCTCAGTTGCAAGCTGCTTATAATGAAATGACCGATTGCGATGAGGCACATATGAATGAATTGCTAGAGAAGACGGGCGAGTGGCAGGAAGAATTAGAACAACGTGGTTTCTATGAAATCGATGCTACTATTGAACGGACAGCGCAAGGGTTAGGCCTAGTAGACATAGGGCTTGATCGGTTGGTTAATGAATTAAGCGGTGGTCAGCGAACTAAAGTATTATTGACTAAGTTATTATTGCAAAAGCCAACTATATTATTATTGGACGAACCAACTAACTATTTAGATGTAGAACATATTGCGTGGTTGCAAGCGTATTTGCAGTCCTATGAAAATGCGTTTATTCTCATCTCTCATGATATGGAATTTTTAAATTCGGTAGTCAATGTTATTTATCATATTGAACAAGCTCAGTTGACGCGATATACAGGAAATTACGAACAATTTTTGGCAGCTTATGAAGTGCAACGAGCACAGGCAGTAAAGGCGTATGAACGACAACAACAAGAAATTGCTCGTATGGAAGATTTTATTCAGCGTAATAAGGCGCGCGTAGCGACCCGTGGCATGGCAAACTCCCGAGCGAAACGACTAGAAAAGATGGATTTATTGGAAAAACCAAAAGTTCATTTGGAAGTATCTTTTGGTTTTAAAGAAGGCCGTACACCAAGTCGTTTTATTGTTACGAGTGAAGACTTAGTACTGGGCTATAATGAGGCTCTAACAAAACCGGTAAAGGTTTCCTTAGAGCGTGGCCAGAAAGTGGCGGTCCGTGGTGTGAATGGGCTAGGTAAGACAACGCTTTTAAAAACGTTACTGGGGTTAATACAGCCTTTTGCAGGGACGGTTGAACGGGGCGATTTCTTGCAAGTTGGTTATTTTGAACAAGAAGATAGTGCTCATAATGATATGACAGCACTCGATTATATTTGGAATGCGTATCCTGCGATGACGAATGCTGAAGTTCGTGCAGCTTTAGCACGGTGTGGCCTAACGAATGAGCATATTACAAGTCAAATGCGTGTGTTATCCGGTGGTGAGAATGCCAAGGTAAGGCTTTGTAAGCTTATGCAGGAGTCGTATAATGTGTTGGTTTTAGATGAACCGACGAATCATTTAGATGTGGCAGCTAAGGAGGAATTAGCTGACGCTCTACGTCGTTTTAAAGGAACGGTTTTATTGGTAAGCCATGAACCCGAATTTTATCGCTCCTGGATTACTCATGAGTGGAATGTAGAGGATTGGACCACTAAAATCGTATAG
- a CDS encoding peptidase dimerization domain-containing protein — MVMKRELSLAIREQMLRQAISGAEQDLVELATYLHENPEIGLEEHKAVAAIKNLLADYGFEVIVDVSRGRIPELATSLRADKGEFVTTEGDLVETDFSGAVPMVTSSAPYKMAFLGEYDALPGLGHGCGHNLIAAMSVGAAIGFAAAVPEALTTFFGCPAEETVGGKVFMADAGIFEGYQGALLTHPADVNELGGSSLASHPLEVMFQGRTAHVADLENRGVNALDCAVALYSEVNRLKAKWGPDVVIGQIFTEAGEAPNMIPERATLHMTVRSHTVEFLEDTVLPAIKLAAQRVAEERGAIVKCRHYEPLFKDLREDGVWRELASEVMTEWGARPTILSDDVAEGSTDMGNVSHVVPTVQLTLAIGEHMGLHTPEFARATGSAAGLAAIQKGAHIMAIMALRHWWQYGRKS, encoded by the coding sequence ATGGTGATGAAACGAGAACTTTCACTAGCTATTCGTGAGCAAATGCTCCGACAAGCTATTAGTGGGGCAGAACAAGATTTAGTTGAATTGGCTACTTATTTGCATGAGAATCCTGAAATAGGTTTAGAAGAGCACAAAGCAGTCGCTGCGATTAAGAATTTGCTTGCTGATTATGGCTTTGAAGTCATTGTTGATGTGAGTAGGGGGCGTATTCCTGAATTAGCAACATCCTTGCGGGCGGATAAAGGTGAATTTGTAACTACTGAAGGTGACTTGGTGGAAACTGATTTTTCTGGTGCCGTGCCAATGGTGACAAGTTCAGCGCCGTATAAAATGGCATTTTTAGGTGAATATGATGCGCTACCTGGCCTGGGGCATGGCTGTGGACATAACTTGATTGCCGCTATGAGTGTTGGAGCGGCTATCGGTTTTGCAGCCGCTGTACCAGAGGCATTGACGACTTTCTTTGGTTGCCCTGCAGAAGAAACGGTAGGGGGGAAAGTGTTTATGGCTGATGCTGGTATTTTTGAAGGGTATCAAGGTGCCTTGCTTACCCATCCTGCTGATGTGAATGAATTAGGTGGTTCTTCGCTGGCTAGTCATCCTTTAGAGGTCATGTTTCAAGGACGGACGGCTCATGTAGCCGACTTGGAAAATCGAGGTGTGAATGCTCTCGATTGTGCTGTAGCTTTATATAGTGAAGTGAATCGTTTAAAAGCAAAGTGGGGACCTGATGTGGTAATCGGGCAGATTTTTACAGAAGCGGGTGAAGCCCCTAATATGATTCCTGAGAGAGCGACCTTGCATATGACCGTACGTTCTCATACAGTAGAGTTTTTAGAAGATACTGTATTGCCTGCTATTAAATTAGCAGCGCAAAGAGTGGCTGAAGAACGAGGGGCGATTGTTAAGTGTCGTCATTATGAGCCTCTGTTTAAAGATTTGCGTGAAGATGGAGTTTGGCGTGAATTGGCTAGTGAGGTCATGACGGAATGGGGGGCAAGGCCAACGATTTTATCTGATGATGTAGCGGAAGGCAGTACCGATATGGGGAATGTATCTCATGTTGTACCAACGGTACAATTAACATTGGCTATTGGTGAACATATGGGCTTGCATACGCCTGAGTTTGCTAGGGCTACTGGATCAGCAGCTGGTTTGGCAGCGATTCAAAAAGGGGCTCATATTATGGCCATTATGGCACTTCGTCATTGGTGGCAATATGGCCGCAAATCATGA
- a CDS encoding S66 peptidase family protein has protein sequence MDWIVPKRIVPGMTLAFTAPASAAQEDLDQLEKIAVQRGYKAIFGASCYRQGLYGGSPEEQAQEFNTLMTDSLCDAVIALRGGYGSVRYLHLLDYAGIRKAHKPFVGYSDCTALHCAIGRYSRLVTYHGPMGVDWLKSDRETDINHLFDLLEGRTSVIEPLLAPPRGFIGATMEEGRLLGGNLAMLCSLGGTPYAPLMEDWSDAILLLEDIGEPPYKIDRMLQQLRWQGILAQVKGVALGTFTNCEGDPDEATYEIGAHVLDYMLTGRLEEAPEPFVCYVPTGHGMPHWALPLGAYVSFRAVSNTLVVFPYCEM, from the coding sequence ATGGATTGGATAGTACCTAAACGGATAGTACCAGGGATGACGTTAGCTTTTACGGCGCCAGCTTCAGCGGCGCAAGAGGATTTAGATCAATTAGAAAAGATAGCAGTTCAACGAGGCTATAAGGCAATCTTTGGTGCTAGTTGTTATCGACAAGGCTTGTATGGAGGGTCACCAGAAGAGCAGGCACAAGAATTTAATACTTTGATGACCGACTCTCTCTGTGATGCAGTGATTGCCTTACGTGGTGGCTATGGCTCTGTTCGGTATTTGCATTTATTAGATTATGCAGGGATTCGTAAGGCGCATAAGCCCTTTGTAGGATATAGTGATTGTACGGCATTGCATTGTGCTATAGGCCGTTATAGTCGTTTAGTGACTTATCATGGTCCTATGGGCGTCGATTGGCTAAAATCAGATCGTGAAACAGATATAAATCATCTTTTTGATTTATTAGAAGGCCGTACGTCGGTAATTGAACCTTTGTTAGCGCCCCCACGAGGTTTTATTGGGGCGACTATGGAAGAAGGTCGTCTATTAGGTGGTAACTTAGCTATGTTATGTAGTTTAGGTGGTACGCCGTATGCACCACTGATGGAAGACTGGTCTGATGCTATTTTATTGCTTGAAGATATTGGTGAACCACCGTATAAAATTGACCGTATGTTACAGCAACTTCGTTGGCAAGGTATTTTAGCGCAGGTGAAGGGCGTGGCTTTGGGAACGTTTACAAATTGTGAAGGCGATCCTGATGAAGCGACTTATGAAATAGGCGCCCATGTGCTTGATTATATGTTGACTGGACGTTTAGAAGAGGCACCAGAGCCTTTTGTATGTTATGTGCCAACAGGTCATGGTATGCCTCATTGGGCGTTGCCTTTAGGCGCTTATGTGAGCTTTCGCGCCGTGTCCAATACATTAGTTGTTTTTCCCTATTGTGAAATGTAA
- a CDS encoding peptide ABC transporter substrate-binding protein yields the protein MKRLGIYSVLLILILSLTLMAGCSRSGETIPADTLRYALEQEPSTLDPAKSSTLPESTVELAIFEGLTRLNDKDMPEPAMAESWTMSSDGLVYTFKIRSDAKWSDGKPVTAKDFEYAWKRALNPTVAANNAYMLYVLKNGEAYNTEKASADEVGVKAIDDYTLVVTLEAPAPYFLGLTAFHAYYPVREDIVEAAPDTWATNADTLIGNGPFKLVKWQHSSELQFVKNEQYWDAKAVRLTAMEWPISESQSTRLTLVEGGAADIMVEPPVADQERLAGLGLFKVAPSLGTYYYVFNVTAPPFDNPLVRKAFSMVIDRKVIVDTIVHGGKTPAYAFVPTGLIDEATGQDFRQAGGSLVSYNVAEAKRLLQEAGYGPNKPLPPVTILYNTNEMHKAIAEAVQAIWQNELGATISLQNQETKVFMANREEGHYQVARASWIGDYVDPQTFLDVFSDEANDAQYHSEAYTALMNRVHNTTDLKLRSQLMHEAEAMILDEALVLPIYFTTTPYVVRDTIDGFFWSSLGTVDFKQAYRK from the coding sequence ATGAAACGACTGGGCATATATAGTGTACTGCTTATATTAATATTGAGTTTAACGCTAATGGCGGGATGTAGTCGCAGTGGTGAAACGATACCAGCTGATACGTTGCGCTATGCATTGGAGCAAGAGCCATCCACCTTAGATCCAGCTAAATCCTCTACGTTGCCTGAATCAACGGTAGAATTAGCAATCTTTGAAGGTCTCACTCGATTGAATGATAAAGACATGCCTGAACCGGCTATGGCGGAGTCATGGACTATGTCTTCGGATGGGCTGGTGTATACGTTTAAAATTCGTTCTGATGCAAAATGGTCTGATGGCAAACCCGTTACGGCTAAGGATTTTGAATATGCTTGGAAACGCGCACTCAATCCAACGGTGGCGGCCAATAATGCCTATATGTTATATGTGCTAAAGAATGGTGAAGCATATAATACAGAAAAAGCGAGTGCTGATGAGGTAGGTGTAAAGGCTATAGATGATTATACATTAGTTGTTACTTTAGAGGCACCAGCCCCTTATTTCTTGGGGCTTACGGCGTTTCATGCGTATTATCCAGTGCGCGAAGATATTGTGGAAGCAGCCCCAGATACTTGGGCGACAAATGCAGACACTTTGATAGGGAATGGGCCTTTTAAGCTGGTGAAATGGCAACATAGTTCAGAATTGCAGTTTGTAAAAAATGAACAATACTGGGATGCGAAAGCGGTTCGGTTGACGGCGATGGAGTGGCCTATTAGTGAGTCTCAAAGTACGCGCTTAACGCTTGTAGAAGGGGGCGCCGCTGATATTATGGTCGAACCACCTGTGGCGGACCAAGAACGTTTGGCAGGGCTTGGCCTTTTTAAAGTAGCGCCATCACTGGGTACCTATTATTATGTATTTAATGTAACGGCGCCACCTTTTGATAATCCCTTGGTGCGCAAAGCCTTCTCTATGGTCATTGACCGCAAAGTTATTGTAGATACGATTGTTCATGGCGGTAAAACTCCAGCTTATGCGTTTGTGCCAACGGGATTGATTGATGAGGCAACCGGACAGGATTTTCGTCAAGCAGGTGGCTCCTTAGTCTCTTATAACGTGGCGGAGGCTAAACGCCTATTGCAAGAGGCTGGTTATGGACCTAATAAGCCATTGCCACCAGTGACAATTTTGTATAATACTAATGAAATGCATAAGGCGATTGCTGAGGCTGTGCAGGCTATTTGGCAAAATGAGTTAGGTGCTACCATTTCTTTGCAGAATCAAGAAACAAAGGTTTTTATGGCGAATCGTGAAGAAGGTCATTATCAAGTGGCGCGGGCTTCTTGGATTGGTGACTATGTAGATCCGCAGACTTTCTTAGATGTGTTTTCTGATGAAGCCAATGATGCTCAATATCATAGTGAGGCTTACACAGCTTTGATGAATCGAGTACATAATACGACGGATTTGAAACTGCGTAGTCAGTTGATGCATGAAGCGGAAGCAATGATATTAGATGAGGCTTTAGTGTTGCCTATCTACTTCACGACAACTCCGTATGTAGTGCGTGATACGATTGATGGCTTCTTCTGGTCAAGTTTGGGGACAGTGGATTTTAAACAGGCGTATCGAAAGTAA
- a CDS encoding serine hydrolase: MEKILAGKGLEVGLNTLIEELAPTGHISYLVVRFDEEAPMAEVAGRGLQMIHASASMIKVLIMATVFSKAMAGTLNLQDTIGLRDRPRVWGGGALQELDMHHRFTYLELCRLMMVLSDNWATNLLIHHIGMETVNEFAHSLGLKDTQLTRYMMDEMARTEGRENVMTVLDLMVLYEYIYRQRETGPLGHEMWQLLGRQQFRDKLPFYWGEEVIFYHKTGVLDNVEHDGGILPLVKGTFGMIVFISGVPNTDGIHLGAKMGYMIKDFLENKLP; the protein is encoded by the coding sequence ATGGAAAAAATATTAGCTGGTAAAGGATTAGAAGTTGGTTTAAATACATTAATTGAAGAACTGGCGCCTACGGGACACATCTCATACTTGGTTGTTCGCTTTGATGAGGAGGCACCTATGGCTGAAGTAGCTGGTCGTGGCCTACAGATGATTCATGCCAGTGCGAGTATGATTAAAGTACTCATTATGGCTACTGTTTTTAGTAAAGCTATGGCAGGGACATTGAATTTGCAAGATACCATAGGGTTACGAGATAGGCCACGAGTATGGGGCGGTGGTGCTTTGCAAGAGTTGGACATGCATCATCGTTTCACTTATTTGGAATTGTGTCGTCTCATGATGGTACTTAGTGATAATTGGGCGACGAATTTATTGATTCATCATATAGGTATGGAGACAGTTAATGAATTTGCTCATTCACTCGGTTTAAAAGATACACAGCTTACACGCTATATGATGGATGAGATGGCCCGTACAGAAGGCCGCGAAAATGTGATGACAGTCCTTGATTTGATGGTGCTATATGAGTATATTTACAGACAACGTGAAACGGGGCCGTTAGGCCATGAGATGTGGCAACTATTAGGGCGTCAACAATTTCGTGATAAATTGCCGTTTTATTGGGGGGAAGAGGTTATTTTTTATCATAAAACAGGTGTATTAGATAATGTAGAACATGATGGTGGTATTTTGCCTTTGGTAAAAGGAACCTTTGGCATGATTGTGTTTATTTCAGGAGTACCTAATACGGACGGCATTCATTTAGGTGCTAAGATGGGGTATATGATAAAAGATTTTTTAGAAAATAAGCTGCCTTAG